The Candidatus Methylomirabilota bacterium DNA window CGCGGCGGCCACGTGGTGGACGCGGCCACCGGGGAGGCGCGGCTGCCGCTGGCCGAGCTGGGGCGCATCGCCTACTTCCGCCCCGACACGCTGCCCAAGGATTTCCAGTCGGAGCTGACCGTGACCCGGCACTACGTGCCGCGCCACCAGCCCCTGGCCTACACCAACGGCGTCCAGCTCTCCCACGTCGAGGTCGACGTGGAGACCGGTTTCGTGACGCTGCTCGGCCACTGGGTGGCGGAGGACTGCGGCCGCATCATCAATCCGATGCTGGTGGACGAGCAGATCCGGGGCGGAGTGGCCCACGGCATCGGCGACGCGCTCTTCGAGCACTGCGTGTACGACGAGCAGGGCCAGCTGCTCACGACCACGATGATGGACTACCTGGTCCCGATGGCCGCGGAGATGCCCGACATCCACGTCGCCCACGTGGAGACGCCCACTCGCTACTCCGAAGGCGGCTTCAAGGGCGCGGGCGAGGGCGGCGTCGCGGGCGCGCCGGGCGCGGTGCTCAACGCGGTCAACGACGCGCTCAGCCCGTTCGAGGCGCGCATCACCCGCGTACCGATGACGCCCGAGGTGATCCTCCGGGCGCTGGGCAAGCTGTAACCCCCCGTTCGCCCTAACCTTGCAATCAGCCGAAGCACAACCTTTCTGGAGCAGGCCGAGGTGCTCTCGCAGGGCTGGGCGATGGCGTGACCGGTCGGCGGGAGTGACCGAAGCGCATCACACCCCCAGGTAGCGGTGGCGCGCCTCCGCGTCGGCCGCGAGGTCGCGCGAGCGCGCTTCATGCTTGATCACGCCCTTCTCGATCACGTACGCGCGCCGGGTGGCCTCGAGCGCGAGACGCGTGTTCTGCTCGACCAGCAGCACCGCCACTCCCTGGCGCTGGATCTCGGTGATGGTGCGCCCGATCGTCTCGACGAAGGCGGGCATCAGGCCCTCGGTGGGCTCGTCGATGAGCAGGAGCTTGGGGTCGGTGCCGAGGCTGCGGGCCATCGTGAGCATCTGCTGCTCGCCGCCGCTGAGGGTCTTGCCCTTGTTGGCGAGGCGATCGCCCAGCGGGGGGAACAGCTCGAGCACGCGGGCCAGATAGGCGTCCATGCGCCGGCCGCGGTCGGTGGTCAAGCGCGCCATCTTGAGGTTCTCGTAGACGGAGAGGTTCGGGAAGATGCGGCGCTCCTCGGGCACGTAGCCGATGCCGGCCCGCACGATGCGGTGGGGCGGCAGCGCGGTGATGTCCTCGCCGTTCCACGTGACGCGGCCGCGCCGGGCCCGCACCACTGCCATGATCGTCTTGAGCGTGGTGGTCTTGCCCGCCCCGTTGCGGCCGAGGAGGGCCACCGCCTCGCCGGTGTCGACGGTCAGCGACACGCCCTGGAGCACGTGGCTCAGGCCGTAGTAGCTGTCCACGCCCTCGACCCGCAGCATCGGCTCAGTCCCGCAGGTACACCCGGCGCACGTCCGCGCTCTCGCGGATCTCGGCGGGGGTGCCCTCG harbors:
- a CDS encoding ABC transporter ATP-binding protein, whose amino-acid sequence is MLRVEGVDSYYGLSHVLQGVSLTVDTGEAVALLGRNGAGKTTTLKTIMAVVRARRGRVTWNGEDITALPPHRIVRAGIGYVPEERRIFPNLSVYENLKMARLTTDRGRRMDAYLARVLELFPPLGDRLANKGKTLSGGEQQMLTMARSLGTDPKLLLIDEPTEGLMPAFVETIGRTITEIQRQGVAVLLVEQNTRLALEATRRAYVIEKGVIKHEARSRDLAADAEARHRYLGV